One region of Rhodocaloribacter litoris genomic DNA includes:
- the ileS gene encoding isoleucine--tRNA ligase, with the protein MTFPEVKRFDHPALEREILRWWKEHDIFKKSIEKPAGAPTFSFYEGPPTANGQPGIHHVMARTIKDTFCRFKTMKGFRVERKAGWDTHGLPVEIEVEKELGLEGRHQVESYGIEKYNAACRESVLRYKAQWDELTTRMGYWVDLEHPYITFETKYIETVWWLIKQIHEKGLLYKGYKIQWYSPGSGTVLSSHEVSLGYREVQDPSVYVRFRATDAPETFFLAWTTTPWTLISNAALAVGPEIDYVKVRREDPHTGTEYLILARDRLEVLREDYEVVATFKGRELVGKTYEPLYPYFTREVPPGRAWRVVPADYVSTEDGTGIVHTAPAFGAEDFETAKREGLPLLNPIDAEGRFTDQARLVAGLWFKDADRVIIRDLRERGLLYRHETYLHNYPHDWRRGTPLMSYPVEGWFIRTTAVKDRLIALNETINWQPESIGRGRFGEWLRNNVDWALSRRRYWGTPLPVWESDAPGSDYVEVIGSIAELRRKCGDQLPERDDEIDLHRPFVDRLTWPAPDGGTMRRVPDLIDVWFDSGAMPFAQWHYPFENREAFRRSFPADFIAEGVDQTRGWFYTLHAIATIVMDSVAYKNCVVNGLVLDEKGEKMSKSRGNAVNPFEVIASHGADLVRWYMMSNTPPWEDLKFSEQGIRETLRKFFGTLGNVYNFFATYANIDGFRYAEPRVAVADRAELDRWIMSRLNTTVAEVDAALEAYHPTKAARAIERFVDELSNWYIRRSRRRFWAKAAARQDAEDKLAAYQTVYECLIAVAKLMSPIAPFFGEWIYRALNETTGREAAVSVHLADFPVVEPEAVDAALEHRMGLARTISSVVLALRNTAGINVRQPLPRILVVTGVGVEREAVEQVEAIIRDEVNVKAVEYVAGTSGVVRRSAKPNFKVLGRRLGKLMKPVNEAVRALSDDAIERYLTDGRLTLHVDGQEVALGPGDLEVVSEGIEGWLVGQEGGVTVALDTTITDELRAEGLARETVNRIQNLRKQANFEVTDRIAVRFRATPRLREAVRRHAEWIRNETLALELEEATHPEGDLVERFEIDAEEVTVGVRRIET; encoded by the coding sequence ACGATCAAGGACACCTTCTGCCGGTTCAAAACCATGAAGGGGTTCCGGGTCGAGCGCAAGGCGGGATGGGACACGCACGGCCTGCCGGTCGAGATCGAGGTGGAGAAGGAGCTGGGGCTGGAAGGGCGGCATCAGGTCGAGTCCTACGGCATCGAGAAGTACAACGCGGCCTGCCGGGAGAGCGTCCTCCGGTACAAGGCGCAGTGGGATGAACTGACCACGCGCATGGGCTACTGGGTGGATCTCGAACATCCCTACATCACCTTCGAGACGAAGTACATCGAGACCGTCTGGTGGTTGATCAAGCAGATCCACGAGAAGGGGCTGCTCTACAAGGGATACAAGATCCAGTGGTACAGCCCGGGTTCGGGGACGGTCCTCTCCTCGCACGAGGTGAGCCTGGGATACCGGGAGGTGCAGGATCCGAGCGTCTACGTGCGTTTCCGGGCGACGGACGCACCGGAGACCTTCTTCCTGGCCTGGACCACCACGCCGTGGACCCTCATCTCGAATGCGGCGCTGGCCGTCGGGCCGGAGATCGACTACGTGAAGGTGCGCCGGGAGGACCCCCACACCGGCACCGAGTACCTTATCCTGGCCCGCGATCGCCTCGAGGTGCTCCGCGAGGATTACGAGGTCGTGGCGACGTTCAAGGGACGGGAACTCGTGGGGAAGACGTACGAACCGCTCTATCCCTACTTCACGCGGGAGGTGCCGCCCGGCCGCGCCTGGCGTGTGGTGCCGGCGGACTATGTCTCCACCGAGGACGGCACGGGCATCGTCCACACCGCCCCGGCCTTCGGTGCGGAAGACTTCGAGACGGCGAAGCGGGAAGGACTGCCGCTGCTCAACCCCATCGACGCGGAGGGCCGCTTCACCGACCAGGCCCGCCTGGTGGCCGGCCTCTGGTTCAAGGACGCCGATCGGGTCATCATCCGGGACCTGCGCGAGCGCGGCCTGCTCTACCGGCACGAGACCTACCTGCACAACTATCCCCACGACTGGCGGCGGGGCACGCCGCTGATGAGCTACCCCGTCGAAGGGTGGTTCATCCGCACGACCGCCGTCAAAGACCGGCTCATCGCGCTGAACGAGACGATCAACTGGCAGCCGGAGAGCATCGGCCGGGGGCGCTTCGGCGAATGGCTCCGCAACAACGTCGACTGGGCGCTCAGCCGCCGCCGCTACTGGGGGACCCCGCTGCCCGTCTGGGAGTCCGACGCACCAGGGTCCGACTACGTCGAGGTCATCGGCTCCATTGCCGAGCTGCGCCGGAAATGCGGGGACCAGTTGCCCGAACGGGACGACGAGATCGACCTGCACCGCCCCTTCGTGGACCGGCTCACCTGGCCCGCTCCCGACGGCGGCACCATGCGCCGCGTCCCCGACCTCATCGACGTCTGGTTCGACTCCGGCGCCATGCCCTTCGCCCAGTGGCATTATCCCTTCGAAAACCGGGAAGCTTTTCGGCGCAGCTTCCCCGCCGACTTCATCGCCGAGGGCGTCGATCAGACGCGCGGGTGGTTCTACACGCTCCATGCCATCGCCACGATCGTCATGGACAGCGTGGCCTACAAGAACTGCGTCGTCAACGGGCTGGTGCTCGACGAGAAGGGCGAGAAAATGTCCAAGAGCCGGGGCAACGCCGTCAACCCCTTCGAGGTCATCGCCTCGCACGGCGCCGACCTCGTCCGGTGGTACATGATGAGCAACACCCCGCCGTGGGAAGACCTCAAGTTCTCCGAGCAGGGCATCCGCGAGACGCTGCGCAAGTTCTTCGGCACGCTCGGCAACGTGTACAACTTCTTCGCCACCTACGCGAACATCGACGGGTTCCGCTATGCCGAGCCGCGTGTGGCCGTGGCCGACCGGGCCGAGCTCGACCGCTGGATCATGAGCCGGCTGAACACGACCGTCGCCGAGGTGGATGCGGCGCTGGAAGCCTATCACCCGACGAAGGCGGCCCGGGCCATCGAGCGCTTCGTGGACGAGCTCTCGAACTGGTACATCCGGCGGTCGCGGCGGCGTTTCTGGGCCAAGGCGGCCGCCCGGCAGGACGCCGAGGACAAGCTGGCCGCCTACCAGACCGTCTACGAATGCCTGATCGCCGTGGCGAAGCTGATGAGCCCCATCGCTCCCTTCTTCGGCGAATGGATCTACCGGGCCCTCAACGAGACCACCGGGCGGGAGGCCGCCGTCTCCGTTCACCTGGCCGACTTTCCCGTGGTTGAGCCGGAAGCCGTCGATGCGGCGCTCGAGCACCGGATGGGGCTGGCCCGGACGATCTCGTCCGTCGTCCTCGCACTCCGCAACACGGCGGGCATCAACGTGCGGCAGCCCCTGCCCCGCATTCTGGTCGTCACCGGGGTGGGGGTCGAGCGGGAGGCCGTCGAGCAGGTGGAAGCCATCATCCGGGACGAGGTGAACGTGAAGGCCGTCGAGTACGTCGCCGGCACCAGCGGGGTGGTCCGGCGCTCGGCCAAGCCGAACTTCAAGGTGCTGGGGCGGCGGCTCGGCAAGCTCATGAAGCCGGTCAACGAGGCCGTACGGGCCTTAAGTGACGACGCCATTGAACGATACCTGACGGACGGACGGCTGACCCTGCACGTAGACGGCCAGGAGGTGGCGCTCGGCCCGGGCGATCTCGAGGTCGTCAGCGAAGGCATCGAAGGCTGGCTTGTGGGGCAGGAGGGCGGCGTCACCGTCGCGCTCGACACCACGATCACCGACGAACTGCGCGCCGAAGGCCTGGCCCGTGAGACGGTCAACCGCATCCAGAACCTGCGCAAACAGGCCAACTTTGAGGTGACCGACCGCATTGCCGTCCGTTTCCGGGCCACCCCGCGCCTGCGCGAGGCCGTCCGCCGGCATGCCGAATGGATCCGGAACGAGACGCTCGCTCTTGAGTTGGAAGAAGCCACACATCCGGAAGGTGACCTCGTCGAACGCTTCGAGATCGATGCCGAAGAGGTGACCGTGGGCGTACGCCGGATCGAGACGTGA
- a CDS encoding TraR/DksA family transcriptional regulator, with protein MESPAGAGTGKEKRITPFTDEELEYFRQLILKKRQAALEDIERMRAQLADAREQAENDTAYSFHMADAGTDAMEREKLYLMIGRQQKYIGYLDRALERIENKTYGICKVTGKPISKERLEAVPHTEISIAAKLKQKR; from the coding sequence ATGGAGTCTCCCGCTGGGGCGGGCACGGGAAAGGAGAAGCGCATCACCCCGTTCACGGACGAGGAGCTCGAGTACTTCCGGCAGTTGATCTTGAAGAAGCGGCAGGCGGCCCTGGAAGACATCGAGCGGATGCGCGCCCAGCTCGCCGATGCACGCGAGCAGGCCGAGAACGATACGGCCTACAGCTTCCACATGGCCGATGCGGGCACCGACGCCATGGAGCGCGAAAAGCTTTACCTGATGATCGGGCGCCAGCAGAAATACATCGGCTACCTGGATCGGGCGCTCGAACGGATCGAGAACAAGACGTACGGCATCTGTAAGGTCACCGGAAAGCCCATTTCGAAGGAACGCCTGGAGGCCGTACCGCATACGGAGATCTCCATTGCGGCGAAGCTCAAACAGAAGCGCTGA
- a CDS encoding signal peptidase II → MRALWITLAVVLVDQATKIVVLNTMMRHESIPILGDWLKLTFTENPGMAFGITFGPPVLVTVFSIVATALIIFYMVKIGRAYFPYRASLALVLGGAIGNIIDRVFYGVILGYDGLFLGRVVDFIHVNLWRGYIPEAIPLVGGSYIALFPIWNVADMAIVLGVVGILVFQRTFHERLAALQGQAEMPPRDEEEAAALAMRAVTRNGMAPAATEDPAVEEERDGKAPTS, encoded by the coding sequence ATGCGCGCACTCTGGATCACGCTGGCGGTTGTGCTGGTCGATCAGGCGACGAAGATCGTCGTGCTCAACACCATGATGCGGCACGAGTCGATCCCGATCCTGGGGGACTGGCTCAAGCTGACCTTTACCGAAAACCCGGGGATGGCTTTCGGGATCACGTTCGGCCCACCGGTGCTGGTGACGGTCTTCTCCATCGTGGCCACGGCGCTGATCATCTTCTACATGGTGAAGATCGGGCGCGCATACTTTCCCTACCGGGCCAGCCTGGCCCTGGTGCTTGGCGGGGCCATCGGCAACATCATCGACCGGGTCTTCTACGGCGTGATCCTCGGCTACGACGGCCTGTTTCTGGGCCGGGTGGTCGACTTCATCCACGTCAACCTCTGGCGCGGCTACATCCCGGAGGCCATTCCGCTGGTCGGGGGCAGCTACATTGCCCTCTTTCCCATCTGGAACGTGGCGGATATGGCCATCGTGCTCGGGGTCGTCGGGATCCTTGTGTTTCAGCGAACCTTTCACGAGCGCCTGGCGGCGTTGCAGGGGCAGGCGGAGATGCCGCCCCGGGACGAGGAGGAGGCGGCTGCCCTCGCGATGCGGGCGGTGACGCGGAACGGGATGGCACCGGCGGCGACGGAAGACCCGGCGGTGGAGGAGGAACGCGACGGGAAGGCGCCTACCAGCTGA
- a CDS encoding carboxypeptidase regulatory-like domain-containing protein produces MIPRPSARAVRGFLSLLGFLAGITPAPAQTGSQPAAEHYSFAWRGVLLEEALEQLITASRLDVGWDPALINGRRVHCVIHDAVIEDVLRCLLQGTGLDYYRLSTGTYVLTSITRTAPLYGNLSGRVTDAETGRPLSYANVVLADASGRATNEAGWFSFARLLPGTYRITASHLGYQSVTRTVVVPPGGLARIELPLQSRPILVNPIVVDGMAGQRHSRLLGTSELEHPDTPGLPAPGGSDVLGTLDALMGVRVSDVTADLHVQGGAAGEHQFRLDGAPVFIPLNVTSFTGPFSPFALEQITVHKAGFGASVGSQIAGVIEATHVLPATAPRRLDVQVDPLSINTRLGLHHTAPGGIEKTLMMAGRIGLWNLYAPTPLQTLLRDWNTIDTFILSAFSDQSIPFRAFESVGNPGLHFLDLHTAGRLRFGPLHLLSGSVYWGRTRLGNAFSGQPAGVVDPDPLELLATVPDTYRWDNGIAQARFESILGPRMLASVQARGSFYHLQHRFRVPDSLSLASPTGDANRVLELALSTTLDYSLAEGHLLRGGTELTHTASHFTLAGTQIPLRHRFAGWRWSGFAEDRLSLGPHLTLETGSRFTYLASRRKLYVEPRLALRFDWEDTPAGALSLFLGTGIYQQYVNQFDVSSRSPRSFVSQTRFWMAVDSTISPPQALHYAAEVLYRPGKAWALRLEGYYKRQRHILAIDYAAETSLQDDNMPQRDFLKDSRGHTYGAAVQIERSLGPGRLLARYEYTDSRRSISDLFRNQVHRVPWIEPHNLEFRLDFQPLTDLTLLARWRGIWGRTWGFRKSYYDFVGAHLDDLSRILAELAETGVSNDARVRIANQVLGYQLDRPETHPLPPILQLDVSLAYTFRVGATTLQARADVLNLLDRENVADRRFFYNPDTYFAAGNDRAGLLEVENRPLLPRYASLAVRLSW; encoded by the coding sequence ATGATCCCGCGCCCGTCTGCCCGCGCCGTCCGGGGCTTTCTGTCGCTGCTGGGATTCTTAGCCGGGATCACCCCGGCGCCGGCACAGACCGGATCCCAGCCGGCGGCAGAGCACTACAGCTTTGCCTGGCGGGGCGTGTTGCTGGAGGAGGCCCTCGAACAGCTCATCACCGCCTCCAGGCTCGACGTGGGCTGGGACCCGGCCCTCATCAACGGCCGGCGCGTGCACTGCGTCATCCACGACGCCGTCATCGAAGACGTGCTGCGGTGCCTGTTACAGGGAACCGGGCTGGACTATTACCGCCTCTCCACGGGCACGTACGTCCTCACCTCGATCACCCGCACGGCGCCGCTCTACGGCAACCTGAGCGGCCGCGTGACCGACGCCGAGACGGGACGCCCGCTCTCCTATGCGAACGTGGTGCTGGCCGACGCCTCGGGCCGGGCCACCAACGAAGCCGGCTGGTTCTCTTTCGCCCGCCTGTTGCCCGGCACCTACCGCATCACCGCCTCCCACCTGGGATACCAGAGCGTCACCCGGACGGTCGTCGTACCGCCCGGCGGCCTGGCCCGCATCGAGTTGCCGCTCCAATCCAGGCCCATCCTGGTCAACCCCATCGTCGTCGACGGGATGGCGGGGCAGCGGCACTCCCGGCTGCTCGGGACGTCCGAACTCGAACACCCCGACACCCCCGGCCTGCCGGCACCCGGCGGCTCCGACGTGCTCGGCACCCTCGACGCCCTGATGGGTGTCCGCGTCAGCGACGTGACCGCCGATCTCCACGTCCAGGGCGGCGCGGCCGGTGAACACCAGTTCCGCCTCGACGGGGCCCCGGTCTTCATCCCGCTCAACGTGACGAGCTTCACCGGCCCGTTCAGCCCCTTTGCGCTGGAACAGATCACCGTCCACAAGGCCGGCTTCGGCGCATCGGTCGGGAGCCAGATCGCCGGGGTCATCGAGGCCACCCACGTCCTGCCGGCCACGGCCCCCCGCCGCCTCGACGTGCAGGTGGATCCGCTCAGCATCAACACCCGCCTCGGGCTGCACCACACCGCTCCCGGCGGGATCGAAAAGACCTTGATGATGGCGGGGCGCATCGGGCTGTGGAACCTCTACGCCCCCACCCCCCTCCAGACCCTGCTGCGCGACTGGAACACCATCGACACGTTCATCCTCTCCGCCTTCTCGGACCAGAGCATCCCTTTCCGCGCCTTCGAATCGGTCGGGAACCCCGGGCTTCATTTCCTCGACCTCCACACGGCCGGGCGGCTGCGCTTCGGCCCCCTGCACCTCCTCTCCGGCTCGGTCTACTGGGGCCGGACGCGCCTGGGCAATGCGTTCTCCGGCCAACCCGCCGGCGTCGTCGATCCCGATCCCCTCGAACTGCTCGCCACCGTTCCGGACACCTACCGGTGGGACAATGGCATCGCCCAGGCCCGCTTCGAGTCGATCCTGGGCCCCCGGATGCTGGCCAGCGTGCAGGCACGCGGCAGCTTCTACCACCTGCAGCACCGCTTCCGCGTCCCGGACAGCCTGAGCCTGGCCTCCCCCACCGGCGACGCCAACCGCGTGCTGGAACTGGCCCTCTCGACCACCCTCGACTACAGCCTGGCCGAAGGCCACCTCCTGCGTGGCGGCACCGAGCTGACCCACACGGCCAGCCACTTCACCCTGGCCGGCACCCAGATCCCGCTCCGCCACCGGTTTGCCGGCTGGCGCTGGAGCGGGTTCGCTGAAGACCGCCTCTCGCTGGGCCCGCACCTCACCCTCGAAACCGGCAGCCGGTTCACCTACCTGGCCTCCCGCCGGAAGCTCTACGTCGAGCCGCGGCTGGCGCTCCGCTTCGACTGGGAGGATACACCGGCCGGCGCGCTCTCGCTCTTCCTCGGCACCGGCATCTACCAGCAATACGTCAACCAGTTCGACGTCAGCAGCCGGAGCCCGCGCTCCTTCGTCTCGCAAACCCGTTTCTGGATGGCCGTCGACTCGACCATCTCGCCCCCGCAGGCGCTCCACTACGCCGCCGAGGTGCTCTACCGCCCCGGCAAGGCCTGGGCCCTGCGCCTCGAAGGCTATTACAAACGCCAGCGCCACATCCTGGCCATCGACTACGCCGCCGAGACGTCCCTCCAGGACGACAACATGCCGCAGCGCGACTTCCTCAAAGACAGCCGGGGACATACCTACGGCGCGGCCGTCCAGATCGAACGCAGCCTCGGCCCCGGCCGCCTCCTGGCCCGCTACGAATACACCGACAGCCGCCGCAGCATCTCCGACCTGTTCCGCAACCAGGTACACCGCGTGCCCTGGATCGAACCCCACAACCTCGAATTCCGCCTCGACTTCCAGCCGCTGACGGACCTGACCCTCCTGGCACGCTGGCGCGGCATCTGGGGGCGAACCTGGGGCTTCCGCAAATCCTACTACGACTTCGTCGGGGCCCACCTCGACGACCTCTCCCGCATCCTGGCCGAACTGGCCGAGACGGGCGTCTCCAACGACGCCCGCGTCCGCATCGCCAACCAGGTCCTGGGCTACCAGCTCGACCGCCCCGAAACCCACCCCCTCCCGCCGATCCTGCAACTGGACGTGAGCCTGGCCTACACCTTCCGCGTCGGCGCCACCACCCTGCAAGCCCGGGCCGACGTGCTCAACCTCCTCGACCGGGAAAACGTGGCCGACCGGCGCTTCTTCTACAACCCGGACACCTATTTCGCCGCCGGCAACGACCGGGCGGGCCTGCTGGAGGTGGAAAACCGTCCCCTCCTGCCCCGCTACGCCTCCCTTGCCGTCCGCCTCAGCTGGTAG